One window of Oscillibacter hominis genomic DNA carries:
- the mtnA gene encoding S-methyl-5-thioribose-1-phosphate isomerase, which translates to MEEIKQVTHIDNVKLSDDKKSVVIIDQTQLPNRMVYLTLNQLEDCYEAILKLRVRGAPAIGIFAGYAMYVLSQQYADKPYDAFAAEFHRQKEYLNSSRPTAVNLSWALNRMEKVVAGNASSGVGEIVELLGRECVKIHEEDIAMCRKISEYGLSLLHEGDGILTHCNAGPLATSRYGTAIGPMLLGKEQGMNFHVFSDETRPLLQGARLTSFELQKAGVDVTLICDNMASIVMKNGWVNACFVGCDRIAANGDFANKIGTSGVAILAKHYGIPFYTLGPTSTIDMNCPTGDDIKIELRDPEEIKEKFYVEPMALKEVKCYNPAFDVTDHTLVTGIITEKGICYPPFTESLKKLFD; encoded by the coding sequence ATGGAAGAAATCAAGCAGGTTACCCATATCGACAATGTGAAGCTGTCTGATGACAAAAAGAGCGTTGTCATCATTGACCAGACTCAGCTGCCCAACCGCATGGTCTATCTGACATTGAACCAGTTGGAGGACTGCTATGAGGCCATTTTGAAGCTGAGGGTCCGGGGCGCTCCGGCCATCGGCATTTTTGCCGGCTACGCCATGTATGTGCTGAGCCAGCAGTATGCGGACAAGCCCTACGACGCCTTTGCCGCGGAGTTCCACCGGCAGAAGGAGTACCTCAATTCCTCCCGGCCCACCGCCGTGAACCTGAGCTGGGCACTGAACCGCATGGAGAAGGTCGTGGCCGGCAACGCCTCCTCCGGCGTGGGGGAGATCGTGGAACTGCTGGGCCGCGAGTGCGTCAAGATCCACGAAGAAGACATTGCCATGTGCCGCAAGATCTCCGAATACGGCCTCTCCCTGCTCCACGAGGGAGACGGCATCCTGACCCACTGCAACGCCGGCCCCCTGGCCACCTCCCGCTACGGCACCGCCATTGGCCCCATGCTGTTAGGCAAGGAGCAGGGCATGAACTTCCACGTCTTCTCCGACGAGACCCGGCCTCTGCTCCAGGGCGCCCGGCTCACCTCTTTTGAACTCCAGAAGGCTGGCGTGGATGTAACGCTCATCTGCGACAACATGGCCAGCATTGTCATGAAAAACGGGTGGGTCAATGCCTGCTTCGTTGGCTGCGACCGCATCGCCGCCAACGGCGACTTTGCCAATAAGATCGGCACCTCCGGAGTGGCCATCCTGGCCAAGCACTACGGCATCCCCTTCTACACCCTGGGGCCCACCTCCACCATCGACATGAACTGCCCCACCGGCGACGATATCAAGATCGAGCTGCGGGATCCTGAGGAGATCAAAGAGAAGTTCTACGTCGAGCCCATGGCCCTCAAGGAAGTTAAGTGCTACAACCCCGCTTTCGACGTCACCGACCACACCCTGGTCACCGGCATCATCACGGAAAAGGGCATCTGCTATCCCCCCTTCACCGAGAGCCTGAAGAAGCTCTTTGATTGA
- a CDS encoding class II aldolase/adducin family protein — protein sequence MNYKAHLVESGKRMLHKGLTVETWGNISVRDPETGLVYLTPSAMPYDTLTDEDIVVMRLDGTVAEGRRKPTIEVGMHLGILNARPEVNAVIHTHPLYSQVFACLHQPIPPIIDEAAQALGGTVYPTQYALPGSEELARNVVAALGDAGTACLIANHGAVCVGKDMDQAFKVCTVLEMTAQIYQMSLAVGTPHVISDAQVAYMKDFVEHHYGQDKA from the coding sequence ATGAACTACAAAGCACATTTGGTGGAGTCCGGAAAACGGATGCTCCACAAGGGCCTTACGGTGGAGACGTGGGGCAACATCAGTGTCCGTGACCCCGAAACCGGTCTTGTGTACTTAACGCCCTCGGCCATGCCCTACGACACGCTGACCGATGAGGATATCGTGGTCATGCGGCTGGACGGCACTGTGGCGGAGGGCCGTAGAAAGCCCACCATCGAGGTGGGGATGCACCTGGGAATTCTCAACGCCCGGCCGGAGGTCAACGCCGTCATCCACACCCACCCCTTGTACTCCCAGGTTTTTGCCTGCCTGCATCAGCCCATTCCGCCCATCATCGACGAGGCGGCCCAGGCTTTGGGCGGAACGGTCTACCCCACGCAGTACGCCCTGCCCGGCAGCGAAGAGCTGGCCCGGAACGTGGTCGCTGCCCTGGGGGATGCTGGGACGGCATGCCTCATCGCCAACCACGGCGCCGTCTGCGTCGGAAAGGATATGGATCAGGCGTTCAAGGTGTGCACGGTGCTGGAGATGACCGCCCAGATCTACCAGATGTCTCTGGCGGTGGGCACCCCCCACGTCATTTCCGATGCGCAGGTCGCGTACATGAAGGACTTTGTGGAACACCACTACGGACAGGACAAAGCGTGA
- a CDS encoding DeoR/GlpR family DNA-binding transcription regulator, translating to MKPLPYTRKKEILEMLKRNDFLDINQLSQKFNVSYMTIHRDLKELEDEGMVSRIYGGAVVSDSVRSASDAPAPSADLTLEERFRVCQEEKKAIARAAAAYVEDGEIIGLDASTSALQMCPLLHEKRITVVTNGLNVALQFSDSETVSVMVVGGLLRKSSLSLSGLRDQELLQHINISKCFFSATALSFEKGMMELNYEESESKRELLKRTDKLFVLADHTKLGASAPYVDCTYEQIYALVTDRWPNASQRQADCLRNFEQSGVRVIYGTQV from the coding sequence ATGAAGCCTCTGCCATACACCAGGAAAAAAGAAATATTGGAGATGCTCAAGCGCAATGATTTTCTTGACATCAACCAGTTGTCCCAGAAATTCAACGTCTCCTATATGACCATTCACCGGGACCTGAAGGAGCTGGAGGACGAGGGGATGGTGTCCCGGATTTACGGCGGCGCCGTGGTCAGCGATTCTGTCCGGAGCGCCTCGGACGCTCCCGCCCCCTCCGCTGATCTCACTTTGGAGGAGCGGTTCCGCGTCTGCCAGGAGGAGAAAAAAGCCATTGCCCGGGCGGCCGCGGCCTATGTGGAGGACGGGGAGATCATTGGCCTGGACGCCAGCACCTCCGCCTTGCAGATGTGCCCCCTGCTCCACGAAAAGCGCATCACCGTGGTGACAAATGGCTTGAATGTGGCGCTCCAGTTTTCCGATTCAGAGACGGTCAGCGTCATGGTGGTGGGCGGGCTGCTGCGCAAGTCCTCCTTGTCCCTGAGCGGCCTGCGGGATCAGGAACTGCTGCAGCACATCAACATCAGCAAGTGCTTTTTCTCCGCCACGGCCCTCTCCTTTGAAAAGGGCATGATGGAGCTGAACTACGAGGAATCGGAATCCAAGCGGGAGCTTTTAAAGCGGACGGACAAACTTTTTGTGCTGGCGGACCACACCAAGTTGGGCGCTTCCGCCCCCTATGTGGACTGCACCTATGAGCAGATTTACGCCCTGGTCACGGACCGCTGGCCCAATGCCAGCCAACGGCAGGCGGACTGCCTGCGAAACTTTGAGCAAAGCGGCGTCCGCGTCATCTACGGCACCCAAGTATAA